The following are encoded together in the Aerococcus mictus genome:
- a CDS encoding GntR family transcriptional regulator, which yields MGKQQKLEQIAYLYMKDQIIQGNWPNDHHIVEAAISEKLDMSRSPIRAALPILADEEIVEMRPYRGFFVKTSLEDVDLVAFRLRYFAICYFRLMDRALKHKASAKDLPADLDQNLNNLIAAFESDNYLDCVQWECAIIKSLLNLSQHDFLVEEAIKCYASVLERVHNHLQAGDNKTHCAYQARNIIYIQDIIFLAKRNEFDETRTLIELLTLHQYQYFNDQEKAVFDQASPYAMK from the coding sequence ATGGGAAAACAACAAAAGCTTGAGCAAATCGCCTACCTATATATGAAAGACCAAATTATCCAAGGCAATTGGCCAAATGATCATCATATTGTGGAAGCAGCTATTTCAGAAAAATTAGATATGAGCCGTAGCCCAATCCGTGCTGCCCTACCCATATTAGCAGATGAAGAGATTGTAGAAATGCGGCCCTACCGAGGATTTTTTGTCAAAACCAGTTTAGAGGATGTCGACTTGGTCGCTTTCCGTTTGCGTTATTTTGCAATTTGCTATTTCCGCTTAATGGACCGTGCCTTAAAGCACAAAGCCAGCGCCAAAGACTTGCCAGCTGATCTTGACCAAAACTTAAATAATTTAATTGCTGCCTTCGAAAGTGATAATTATTTAGACTGTGTCCAATGGGAATGCGCGATTATTAAGAGCTTGCTCAATTTATCCCAACATGACTTCTTAGTGGAGGAAGCCATTAAATGTTATGCTTCTGTTTTGGAAAGAGTCCATAACCACTTACAAGCTGGTGATAACAAAACGCATTGCGCTTACCAAGCTAGAAATATTATTTACATTCAAGATATTATTTTCCTAGCCAAACGTAATGAATTTGACGAAACACGCACCTTAATTGAGTTATTAACCCTACACCAATATCAATATTTCAATGACCAAGAAAAAGCGGTCTTTGACCAAGCTTCGCCTTACGCCATGAAATAA
- a CDS encoding flavodoxin: protein MKALIAYASMTGNTEEACDVMAEALEDLGVEVDMDSSLNLFGEDFLDVDICVVGTYTYGSELPDDVVDLYEDLEDLDLTDKVFISLGSGDHDYPDYCQSVDDFYDQFLQTGAQAACPAIKIEIDCNAEDIETIEAGAQAAVNLVKQKPH, encoded by the coding sequence ATGAAAGCCTTAATTGCTTATGCCAGCATGACTGGTAACACAGAAGAAGCCTGTGACGTTATGGCTGAAGCTTTGGAAGATTTAGGGGTGGAAGTTGATATGGATTCCTCCTTAAACCTATTTGGCGAAGACTTTCTCGATGTGGATATCTGTGTTGTAGGCACCTATACTTACGGCTCAGAATTACCGGATGATGTCGTCGACCTTTATGAAGATTTAGAAGATTTAGATTTAACTGACAAGGTTTTTATCAGCCTAGGCTCTGGAGACCACGATTACCCGGATTATTGCCAATCCGTCGATGACTTCTATGACCAATTCCTACAAACGGGGGCGCAGGCAGCTTGTCCAGCCATTAAAATTGAAATTGATTGCAATGCTGAAGACATTGAAACCATTGAAGCCGGCGCCCAGGCAGCGGTCAACTTAGTTAAGCAAAAACCACATTAA